A part of Pseudomonadota bacterium genomic DNA contains:
- the folK gene encoding 2-amino-4-hydroxy-6-hydroxymethyldihydropteridine diphosphokinase: MILLGLGSNLPTAAYGGPRENCEAALAALAAEGVAILRRSRWYESAPVPPSDQPWFVNGVAAVATGLSPEACLALCHRIERRFGRERRQRNASRTLDLDLLAWDDRRLEGGSAGVTVPHPRLHERAFVLLPLAEVVAPDWRHPTLGLTLEALIRRLAQGQVAFPLPGEEGEVP; encoded by the coding sequence GTGATTCTGCTCGGTCTGGGTTCAAACCTGCCAACCGCGGCTTACGGAGGCCCGCGGGAAAATTGCGAGGCGGCGCTTGCCGCGCTGGCGGCGGAAGGGGTTGCCATCCTTCGCCGTTCCCGCTGGTACGAGAGCGCTCCGGTGCCGCCCTCCGACCAGCCGTGGTTCGTGAACGGCGTGGCGGCGGTGGCGACCGGGCTTTCGCCGGAGGCCTGCCTTGCCTTGTGTCACCGGATCGAACGCCGATTCGGGCGGGAGCGGCGGCAAAGAAACGCCTCCCGGACGCTCGATCTCGACCTCTTGGCCTGGGACGATCGCCGGCTCGAAGGCGGGAGCGCGGGAGTTACCGTGCCTCATCCGCGCCTTCACGAGCGCGCCTTCGTCTTGCTTCCGCTGGCGGAGGTGGTGGCTCCCGACTGGCGGCACCCGACGCTCGGCCTCACCCTTGAGGCGTTAATCCGCCGCCTGGCGCAAGGCCAGGTCGCTTTTCCGCTGCCGGGGGAAGAGGGTGAGGTGCCCTAA
- a CDS encoding DUF2062 domain-containing protein, whose translation MLFKRHHKPHPIRRLYNFLWPRSGWRRSFKYLFHRVGRLQDTPHGIAAGFASGAAISFTPFMGFHFVGAALLAWLTGGNLLASAIGTVLGNPWTFPFIWYWIYHFGNWILQNTPAQGAPEALTIQLIFQHPGWLLWPMTVGGIPTAIVAWVVFYWPIKKTVASYKRHRHLRREKGRHRRAAHSKTKKQTRAGE comes from the coding sequence ATGCTCTTCAAACGACACCATAAACCGCACCCCATTCGCCGCCTGTACAATTTCCTTTGGCCGCGCTCAGGGTGGCGCCGATCTTTTAAATACCTGTTTCATCGGGTGGGTCGGCTGCAGGATACCCCCCATGGTATTGCGGCCGGCTTTGCAAGTGGCGCCGCCATTTCCTTCACACCTTTCATGGGATTTCATTTTGTCGGCGCGGCGTTACTGGCGTGGTTGACGGGAGGCAATTTGCTGGCTTCGGCCATCGGAACGGTACTCGGCAACCCGTGGACCTTCCCCTTTATTTGGTACTGGATTTACCACTTTGGAAATTGGATCTTACAGAACACGCCCGCCCAAGGCGCCCCGGAGGCATTGACGATTCAGTTGATCTTTCAGCATCCGGGTTGGCTGCTGTGGCCGATGACGGTTGGCGGTATTCCAACGGCAATTGTTGCTTGGGTTGTCTTTTATTGGCCCATCAAGAAAACCGTTGCGAGTTATAAGCGCCACCGGCACCTCCGCCGCGAGAAGGGCCGGCATCGGCGGGCGGCGCACTCCAAAACAAAAAAGCAGACCCGCGCCGGTGAGTGA
- the recO gene encoding DNA repair protein RecO, with protein MEWTDDGIVLKARKHGETDAIVTLFTRSHGRHLGIVHGGAGRRRRGTHQPGNLVRARWRARLSEQLGWWSAELERSFACLSLDDPTSLAALSSACAVAETALPERAPHPRAYAGLLAFLESLSTGEWPAAYVRWEVQLLAELGYGLDLSACAATGQATDLRYVSPKSGRAVSAAAGEAYAERLLPLPAFLTQGGSSRDFGAIRDGLLLTGHFLASHVFTGGAHPEPAARSRFIACLVEKTPTSGINGGHAEGHYRP; from the coding sequence ATGGAATGGACAGACGACGGCATCGTTCTTAAGGCGCGCAAGCATGGCGAGACCGACGCCATCGTGACGCTTTTTACACGCAGCCACGGCCGCCATCTCGGAATCGTCCACGGTGGCGCCGGCCGCCGGCGGCGGGGGACCCACCAACCGGGCAACCTGGTCCGGGCGCGCTGGCGGGCGCGCCTGAGCGAACAACTGGGGTGGTGGAGTGCGGAGCTGGAGCGGAGTTTTGCATGCCTTTCCCTCGACGATCCCACCTCTCTCGCCGCCTTGAGCTCGGCCTGCGCAGTGGCCGAAACGGCGCTGCCGGAGCGCGCCCCCCACCCCAGGGCCTATGCCGGCCTGCTCGCCTTTCTCGAATCCCTTTCCACCGGCGAATGGCCCGCGGCTTATGTGCGCTGGGAAGTGCAATTGCTGGCCGAACTTGGCTATGGCCTTGATTTGAGCGCCTGTGCGGCGACGGGACAGGCGACGGACCTGCGGTACGTCTCGCCGAAATCCGGCCGCGCGGTTTCCGCCGCCGCCGGCGAAGCCTACGCCGAGCGGCTCCTTCCCTTGCCGGCGTTCCTGACCCAGGGCGGCTCCAGCCGGGATTTCGGGGCGATCCGGGATGGGCTCCTGCTCACCGGTCACTTCCTCGCCAGTCACGTCTTCACCGGGGGTGCCCACCCCGAACCTGCCGCCCGATCCCGATTTATTGCGTGCCTGGTAGAAAAAACCCCCACATCTGGTATAAATGGCGGCCATGCCGAAGGCCATTACCGTCCCTGA
- a CDS encoding pyridoxine 5'-phosphate synthase, whose translation MSERIRLGVNIDHVATLRNARGGTHPDPLRAVSIAARAGADGVTAHLREDRRHIRDADIVALARQAELPLNLEMAATSAMLETALANRPHAVCLVPEKRQELTTEGGLNVLAEKSGLAAYIQTMASAGIAVSVFIDPEHGQVEAASQLGVAAIEFHTGRYCNADGAARVAEFGRLVMAARYAAKLGLECHAGHGLTFDTVGPVAAIPEIVELNIGHFLMGEALFTGLEASVRRMRVLMDTARSTPVPKSARHGSA comes from the coding sequence GTGAGTGAACGCATTCGACTTGGGGTGAACATCGATCATGTCGCGACGCTGCGGAACGCGCGCGGCGGCACGCACCCGGACCCGTTGCGCGCGGTTTCCATTGCAGCCCGAGCCGGGGCCGATGGGGTTACGGCCCATCTCCGGGAGGACCGTCGCCATATCCGCGATGCGGATATCGTGGCGTTGGCGAGACAGGCCGAACTGCCGCTCAACCTTGAGATGGCGGCAACTTCTGCCATGCTCGAGACGGCGCTTGCCAATCGGCCGCACGCTGTTTGCCTGGTTCCGGAGAAGCGGCAAGAGTTGACGACCGAAGGCGGTCTCAACGTTCTCGCAGAAAAAAGCGGGCTTGCTGCCTATATCCAGACGATGGCATCGGCCGGTATCGCGGTATCGGTTTTCATTGACCCGGAGCACGGCCAGGTCGAGGCGGCGAGCCAACTCGGCGTCGCCGCAATCGAATTCCACACGGGGCGTTATTGCAACGCGGACGGCGCGGCGCGGGTGGCGGAGTTTGGCCGGCTCGTCATGGCCGCGCGATACGCCGCCAAGCTGGGTCTCGAATGCCACGCCGGCCACGGGCTTACCTTCGATACGGTTGGTCCCGTCGCCGCTATCCCGGAAATCGTTGAATTGAACATCGGCCATTTTCTGATGGGAGAGGCGCTTTTTACCGGTCTGGAGGCCAGCGTCCGGCGCATGCGCGTTCTCATGGACACGGCGCGCAGTACCCCTGTTCCGAAATCGGCGCGGCACGGTTCCGCATGA
- the lepB gene encoding signal peptidase I, translating to MSDRTARSRRTRDGIWETVRTILYAILIALVARTVAFEPFNIPSSSMVPTLLVGDYLFVSKYAYGYSRYSLPFGLSLIEGRLFFTPPERGDVVVFKLPSDNRTDYIKRIIGLPGDTIQMKEGRLYINGTVVERETAEDFMVSDFSGAPVAIRQYTETLPSGRRHRILETSDDGQFDNTSVLSVPPGHYFMMGDNRDNSLDSRAPHGVGFVPEKNLVGRAEILFFSVDGETRFWEFWKWPSAIRFHRFFQAVD from the coding sequence ATGTCGGACAGGACGGCAAGATCCAGAAGAACAAGAGACGGTATATGGGAAACCGTTCGCACGATTCTCTACGCGATTCTAATCGCGCTTGTGGCGCGCACGGTTGCCTTTGAGCCATTTAACATTCCGTCCAGCTCGATGGTGCCTACGCTGCTGGTTGGCGACTATCTCTTCGTTTCGAAATATGCCTATGGCTACAGCCGCTATTCGCTACCGTTCGGGCTTTCGTTAATCGAAGGCCGGCTCTTCTTCACGCCGCCGGAACGCGGCGACGTGGTGGTTTTCAAGCTGCCATCGGACAACCGCACGGATTACATCAAACGAATCATCGGGCTGCCGGGCGATACGATTCAAATGAAGGAAGGCCGCCTTTATATCAACGGTACGGTGGTCGAACGGGAAACGGCCGAAGACTTCATGGTATCGGATTTCAGCGGCGCGCCGGTTGCCATCCGGCAATATACCGAAACGCTTCCGAGCGGCCGGCGCCATCGTATCCTGGAAACGTCCGACGACGGTCAGTTCGACAACACATCGGTCCTCAGCGTTCCACCTGGCCACTATTTCATGATGGGGGATAACCGCGACAACTCGCTCGACAGCCGGGCGCCGCATGGCGTCGGCTTCGTTCCCGAAAAGAACCTTGTCGGGCGGGCCGAAATCCTCTTTTTCTCGGTGGACGGCGAAACGCGCTTCTGGGAATTCTGGAAGTGGCCGTCCGCCATCCGGTTTCATCGTTTCTTTCAGGCGGTTGATTGA
- the era gene encoding GTPase Era, giving the protein MGTETERRFGFVAVVGAPNTGKSTLINQLVGEKVTIVTPKVQTTRTLVRGICIEGGAQIVFVDTPGIFVPKRRFERAMVAAAWRGAADADLVLLLVDTERGITGEARHILEGLRKAGRKAILILNKIDRIQREKLLGLAAELNATGLFTDTFMISALKGDGIDDVRRHLAASVPSGPWMFPEDQVSDLPSRLLAAEITREKLFLQLRQELPYSLAVVTESFEEREQGDIRIEQEILVQRVSQKAIVLGEGGGRIKEVGTASREELEEIFGKRIHLFLRVKVRKDWLEDPERYRDLGLDYDA; this is encoded by the coding sequence ATGGGAACTGAAACCGAGCGCCGTTTCGGTTTCGTCGCGGTTGTTGGCGCCCCGAACACAGGCAAATCGACCCTCATCAACCAGTTGGTTGGCGAGAAAGTCACCATCGTTACGCCGAAGGTGCAAACGACGCGAACGCTGGTCCGCGGCATCTGCATCGAAGGCGGCGCCCAGATCGTTTTCGTGGATACCCCCGGCATCTTCGTGCCCAAGCGTCGGTTCGAACGCGCCATGGTGGCGGCTGCGTGGCGGGGTGCGGCGGACGCCGATCTCGTGCTTCTCCTGGTTGATACCGAACGGGGTATCACGGGTGAGGCCCGGCACATTCTCGAGGGTTTGCGGAAGGCTGGCCGGAAAGCGATTCTCATCCTCAACAAGATCGACCGGATCCAGCGGGAAAAACTGCTTGGCCTTGCGGCGGAACTGAACGCAACCGGTCTTTTCACGGACACCTTCATGATCTCGGCCCTGAAGGGCGATGGCATTGACGACGTCCGACGCCATCTGGCCGCAAGCGTTCCGAGCGGTCCCTGGATGTTCCCGGAGGATCAGGTTTCCGACCTTCCCTCACGGTTGCTCGCCGCCGAGATCACGCGCGAGAAACTCTTTCTGCAGCTCCGCCAGGAACTTCCCTATTCTCTTGCCGTGGTGACGGAAAGCTTCGAGGAGCGCGAGCAGGGCGATATCCGGATCGAACAGGAAATCCTGGTTCAGCGCGTAAGCCAGAAGGCGATCGTACTGGGCGAGGGGGGGGGCCGCATCAAGGAGGTCGGCACGGCGTCCCGCGAAGAGCTGGAGGAAATTTTCGGAAAGCGCATCCATCTTTTCCTTCGCGTCAAGGTGCGGAAGGATTGGCTTGAAGATCCGGAACGTTACCGCGACCTCGGCCTGGATTATGATGCCTAA
- the acpS gene encoding holo-ACP synthase: protein MIIGFGSDLVDIRRIARTLDRFGDRFLNRVFTETERWKATQRPSRLAATYAKRFAAKEACSKALGTGLRRGVFWRDIGVLNSPSGKPVIELTGGAARRMVEITPPGMAVGIEVSLSDEYPYAQASVIIFAVTAADKT from the coding sequence ATGATTATCGGCTTCGGGAGTGACCTGGTTGATATCCGGCGGATCGCGCGCACTCTCGACCGCTTTGGCGATCGCTTTCTCAATCGCGTTTTTACCGAAACCGAACGCTGGAAAGCGACCCAGCGGCCGAGCCGGCTCGCCGCCACCTATGCAAAACGGTTTGCCGCCAAGGAGGCTTGTTCAAAGGCGCTTGGCACGGGTTTACGGCGCGGAGTCTTTTGGCGTGATATCGGAGTCCTGAACAGCCCTTCCGGAAAACCGGTGATCGAACTTACCGGCGGCGCCGCCCGGCGCATGGTCGAGATCACGCCGCCGGGGATGGCGGTCGGGATCGAGGTTTCCTTAAGCGACGAATACCCCTATGCCCAAGCCAGCGTTATCATCTTTGCCGTCACCGCGGCAGACAAAACTTAA
- the rnc gene encoding ribonuclease III, with protein MGATFASLDVLSKTLDHAFSNPALLEEALTHPSAGGDQRPDYERLEFLGDRVLGLILADILLCRFPAEPEGALAKRHAALACREALVRVAEGIALGRYLRLAEEDEGGKARESPSRLADSLEAVIAALYLDGGLVAARRLVERGWRPLLEEMPAPPQDAKTRLQEWAQGRGLSLPKYETVEQTGPAHRPTFTVRVTVGAFAPAVASGSTKRVAETAAAAGFLAGIEGQSNGN; from the coding sequence ATGGGCGCCACCTTCGCCTCGCTTGACGTGCTTTCCAAGACGCTTGACCACGCCTTTTCAAATCCGGCCTTGCTGGAAGAGGCGCTCACCCACCCGAGCGCCGGTGGTGACCAGCGGCCGGATTACGAGCGGCTGGAGTTTCTGGGCGACCGGGTGCTGGGCCTTATCCTGGCGGACATTCTTCTTTGCCGCTTTCCGGCCGAGCCGGAAGGCGCCCTTGCCAAGCGCCACGCGGCTTTGGCCTGTCGCGAGGCGCTGGTACGGGTCGCCGAGGGAATTGCCCTTGGGCGGTATCTCCGCCTGGCCGAGGAAGACGAGGGGGGGAAAGCGCGCGAAAGCCCCAGCCGTTTGGCCGATTCGCTGGAAGCGGTGATCGCCGCGCTTTACTTGGATGGAGGTTTGGTTGCGGCGCGGCGCCTTGTGGAGCGCGGCTGGCGGCCGTTGCTGGAGGAAATGCCGGCACCCCCGCAGGACGCGAAAACCCGGCTTCAGGAATGGGCTCAAGGGCGCGGGTTGTCGCTTCCAAAATACGAAACCGTCGAACAAACAGGACCGGCGCATCGGCCAACCTTTACCGTGCGGGTCACGGTTGGGGCCTTCGCTCCGGCCGTCGCCAGCGGTTCGACAAAACGCGTAGCCGAAACCGCGGCCGCGGCCGGGTTTTTGGCGGGGATTGAGGGGCAAAGCAATGGGAACTGA
- the rpoZ gene encoding DNA-directed RNA polymerase subunit omega, whose translation MARVTVEDCVTRVPNRFELVVLAVQRAREISAGASLTVDRDRDRNPVVALREIADGTVDLDGLRAERVRSLQKHAKLEEPEEDILELVEQEQRHAAEVGEAVPSEEAEEDVLSIEGEPDNEMLAAEAEEAPRPDEA comes from the coding sequence ATGGCCCGCGTCACGGTCGAAGATTGCGTTACCAGGGTACCCAACCGCTTCGAGCTAGTGGTTCTCGCCGTTCAGCGAGCCCGCGAGATTTCTGCCGGTGCCTCTCTCACCGTGGACCGGGACCGGGACCGGAATCCGGTCGTCGCTCTTCGGGAAATTGCCGATGGGACGGTGGACCTGGATGGCCTGCGGGCTGAAAGAGTGCGCTCGCTGCAAAAGCACGCGAAGCTTGAGGAGCCGGAGGAGGACATCCTTGAACTCGTCGAGCAGGAACAGCGCCACGCCGCCGAGGTGGGGGAAGCCGTTCCCAGTGAAGAGGCTGAAGAGGACGTCCTTTCCATTGAGGGAGAACCCGACAACGAAATGCTTGCGGCGGAGGCGGAAGAAGCTCCCCGACCGGACGAGGCGTGA
- a CDS encoding uracil-DNA glycosylase, with protein MCSKKTASAALDPALDCPYCPRLVTFRNANRKAHPDWHNAPVPSFGLLSAEVLIIGLAPGLKGANRTGRPFTGDYAGELLYRLLGKYGFTRGEYRAAPEDGLRLVKCRITNAVRCVPPENRPTPAEIATCRSFLAAEVAAMPRLRFLLALGRVAHEAILTALNLKRSAYPFRHGACYRLPNRLTLTDSYHCSRYNTNTGRLTEEMFETVMRDMRKQMTPT; from the coding sequence ATGTGTTCCAAAAAAACGGCTTCCGCCGCCCTCGATCCGGCGCTCGACTGCCCTTATTGCCCGCGTCTTGTCACCTTCCGGAACGCAAACCGAAAGGCGCATCCCGACTGGCACAACGCACCCGTCCCCTCCTTTGGACTTCTAAGCGCGGAGGTGTTGATCATAGGGCTTGCGCCGGGCTTGAAGGGAGCAAACCGGACGGGCCGGCCCTTCACGGGCGACTACGCGGGTGAACTTCTCTACCGCTTGCTCGGAAAATATGGATTTACCCGCGGCGAATACCGGGCCGCCCCCGAAGACGGGCTTAGGCTCGTGAAATGCCGCATCACGAACGCGGTCCGCTGCGTGCCGCCGGAAAACCGCCCGACACCGGCCGAGATCGCCACCTGCCGGTCGTTCCTGGCGGCCGAGGTCGCCGCCATGCCGCGGCTTCGTTTCCTGCTTGCCCTCGGACGGGTGGCACACGAGGCGATTTTAACCGCCTTAAACCTAAAGCGAAGCGCCTATCCCTTTCGTCACGGCGCCTGCTATCGGCTTCCCAACCGGCTGACCCTTACCGACAGCTATCATTGCTCGCGCTACAACACGAACACGGGCCGGTTGACGGAAGAAATGTTCGAGACGGTGATGCGCGATATGCGGAAACAGATGACCCCGACCTGA
- a CDS encoding bifunctional (p)ppGpp synthetase/guanosine-3',5'-bis(diphosphate) 3'-pyrophosphohydrolase has product MIRQFELVEAIRAYDPSVDEEMLNRAYVFSMKAHGAQKRESGDLYFSHPLEVAGILTRLKLGGSSIATALLHDTVEDTLTTVEELERQFGQEVARLVNGVTKLSRIELQSDRTQQAENFRKLVLAMSDDIRVLLVKLADRLHNMRTLHYIQDPEKRRRIARETMEIYAPLANRIGLHEMKDELEDLAFSELNQDARNSVLARLSYLREEGGAKVPKIARELEETFRGAGVEAAVSGREKKPYSIWQKMERKNINFEQLSDVMAFRVVVNEEETCYRALGILHRRYRVVPGRFKDYISTPKPNGYRSLHTGVIGPERQRIEIQIRTQRMQDIAERGVAAHWQYKDGPTSSMEGRQYRWLRELLELLENASDPEEFLEETKLDMFQDQVFCFTPKGDLIALPRGATAVDFAYAVHSEIGNTCVGAKVNGRMLPLRSQLHNGDQVEVVTSKAQTPSPTWERFTVTSKARMSIRRFVRLEKRGQYVQLGKSILERMVQSEGAELNDKLFKEVCKSFHCAAPDDLYAAIGEGRYTAEEVFKAAFPGVKSSRFRAANVITIGLRKRKKKIGENPVPIRGLIPGMAVHYAGCCSPLPGDRIVGIVTKGKGVIIHTIDCEILPSFDELADRWLDVAWNVGEGNTPTYIGRVHLVVLNEPGTLGNLSTVIASHGANINNLKLTNRSADFFELVIDLEVQDVKHLTRIIAALRASPVINSVERARG; this is encoded by the coding sequence ATGATTCGGCAGTTCGAATTGGTGGAAGCCATCCGGGCATACGACCCTTCCGTCGATGAGGAGATGCTGAATCGCGCTTACGTTTTTTCGATGAAAGCGCATGGCGCGCAGAAACGCGAATCTGGCGACCTTTATTTTTCACACCCTCTCGAAGTGGCCGGCATCCTGACCCGGCTTAAATTAGGCGGCTCCTCCATCGCGACAGCTCTGCTGCACGATACCGTCGAGGATACGCTGACAACCGTTGAAGAACTCGAACGTCAATTCGGCCAGGAAGTTGCGCGCCTTGTTAACGGCGTGACAAAGCTGTCACGGATCGAGCTTCAATCCGACCGCACGCAACAAGCGGAAAATTTTCGAAAGCTTGTACTTGCGATGTCGGACGATATTCGCGTCTTGCTTGTCAAGCTTGCCGATCGTCTGCACAACATGCGGACGCTGCATTACATTCAGGACCCGGAAAAACGCCGCCGCATTGCGCGGGAGACGATGGAAATATACGCGCCCCTCGCCAACCGGATCGGTCTTCATGAAATGAAGGACGAATTGGAAGACCTGGCGTTTTCCGAACTGAACCAGGATGCCAGAAACTCCGTTCTTGCCAGGCTTAGCTATCTGCGCGAGGAAGGAGGGGCGAAAGTTCCGAAGATCGCTCGGGAACTCGAAGAAACGTTTCGCGGGGCCGGGGTTGAGGCGGCCGTCTCCGGTCGCGAGAAAAAGCCTTATTCCATCTGGCAAAAGATGGAACGCAAGAATATCAACTTTGAACAATTGTCGGACGTGATGGCCTTTCGGGTCGTCGTGAACGAAGAAGAAACTTGCTACCGGGCGCTTGGCATCCTGCATCGGCGCTACCGCGTCGTGCCTGGCCGCTTTAAGGACTATATCAGCACACCGAAACCAAACGGCTACCGCTCGCTTCATACCGGTGTCATCGGGCCCGAACGGCAGCGGATCGAGATTCAAATCCGCACCCAGAGGATGCAAGACATCGCCGAGCGCGGCGTCGCCGCTCACTGGCAATACAAGGACGGTCCGACCAGCAGCATGGAAGGCCGCCAATATCGCTGGCTTCGGGAGCTTCTGGAGTTGCTGGAGAACGCTTCCGACCCGGAGGAATTCCTCGAGGAAACCAAGCTCGACATGTTCCAAGACCAGGTCTTTTGTTTCACGCCGAAGGGGGATTTAATCGCCTTGCCCAGAGGTGCGACGGCGGTGGATTTTGCCTACGCGGTCCATTCAGAGATCGGGAACACCTGCGTCGGCGCAAAAGTGAACGGACGGATGCTTCCATTGCGCAGCCAACTGCACAATGGGGACCAGGTGGAGGTCGTTACGTCGAAAGCGCAAACACCGTCGCCGACCTGGGAACGGTTTACCGTCACCAGCAAGGCGCGGATGTCCATTCGCCGCTTTGTGCGCCTAGAGAAGCGCGGCCAATATGTCCAACTTGGAAAATCAATCCTGGAACGGATGGTTCAGAGTGAAGGGGCGGAGCTTAACGACAAGCTTTTCAAGGAAGTCTGCAAAAGTTTTCATTGCGCTGCCCCGGATGACCTGTACGCCGCGATTGGGGAGGGAAGATACACGGCGGAAGAAGTTTTCAAGGCCGCGTTTCCCGGCGTAAAGTCCTCTCGTTTCCGTGCCGCCAACGTGATTACGATCGGCCTGCGCAAGCGCAAGAAAAAGATTGGCGAAAATCCCGTTCCAATCCGGGGGCTCATTCCCGGAATGGCTGTACACTATGCCGGTTGCTGTTCGCCGCTGCCGGGTGACCGAATCGTCGGTATCGTGACGAAAGGGAAAGGCGTGATCATCCATACGATTGATTGCGAGATATTGCCAAGCTTTGACGAGCTTGCGGACCGTTGGCTCGATGTCGCTTGGAACGTCGGCGAGGGGAACACACCCACCTATATCGGGCGGGTCCATCTCGTCGTGCTGAACGAACCGGGTACGCTTGGCAATCTCTCGACCGTCATCGCAAGCCATGGGGCGAACATCAATAACCTTAAGCTCACGAATCGCTCGGCGGATTTCTTCGAGCTTGTCATTGACCTCGAAGTGCAAGACGTCAAGCATTTGACCCGTATTATCGCAGCGCTTCGCGCATCGCCCGTGATCAATTCCGTTGAACGTGCGCGTGGTTAA